The Deinococcus cellulosilyticus NBRC 106333 = KACC 11606 region ATCAACCCGTCGGTCTGATAAGGGAGCGCACTGGGGTTCTGGTAGCGGGTCAGGCGACGCTCGGAGAGCAGTGGGTACACCCCGGCATCGTAATCGTGCTCCTCCAGGGTTTCATCGATGCTGTTGATCAGCCGGATGTAGAAATCGTTGCCTGAGGAGGGCAGAATCACACTGACCGATTGGGTTTTGCCGGTCCGGAAACTGCGCGCAGCCCGGTCAGGGATGAAGCCGAGTTCCTCAATCGTCTGCAAAATGCGGGCGCGTGTTTCTGGTTTGATTTCAGGGTGGTTGTTGATGGCCCGGGAGACTGTGCTGGGGTGCAACCCGGCATGCCTGGCGACATCCTTGATGGTGATTTTGGTCATGCTGCTTTCATACTAAAGGATGGGCAACCCGTGGGCTTTCAGGGGGCCTGGTTTTCCATCTCTGGCTGGAAGAGGTGGATGAACCCCCACATGGAACACTTTGTTTTGCCGCCCTGGCGTGTGGGGGATGATTTGATACCTGAAAAGAGCACCAGCACTTTCCAGTTTGAGCTGTTGTGCTTCCACATGGATTTTTCAAGTTCCAGCAGGAAACGCTGTTCAGCATTGTACAGGGCTTGCTTCGCACAGCCAGCCTTGTCAGAGCAAGGCTGGCCTGAACCGTTTAAAGGGAGAAGGGAAGACTTCACAGCCTGCGGTGGGCGGTCGGCCTGGGTTCCTCCATTTGAGGATGTTTCCTGACCACAGGTGAGTGGGTAGGCCTTGCTGATCGGCCTGGATGGCGGAGAAGTACTGTTTTGCACGTTCTCCTGCTTTGATGGTCTCACCTCGGCAGTGCGACTTTGCCAGGATGTGGGGCACCTCACTTCTGGATGGATTTCAAAGATTGAAATTTCCTTGAGAACAGGCCCATGCTGTCAAGGACGCTCCTCGAGATCTTGCTGGAACATCTGAATGACACCCTGGTGTTTGGTCCAGATGCTTCAGGACATCCGGCAACAGTGGGCTGGCATGTTATATTGCATGGGATGCAATGACCGAGCACCCTTCTTCCCGCAAACGCCCCTACCACCACGGTGACCTCCGCAATGCCCTGTTTCAAATCAGCATGGACCTGCTCACAACCGAGGGTCTGGCTGCCTTTGGCCTGCGGGAAGTGGCCCGCCGTGCCGGTGTGAGCATCAGTGCCATCTACCGGCATTTTCCAGACCGGGAGGCGTTGCTGGCCGAACTGGCTGCGGAGGGCTTTCGCATGTTGATCCGGGCCCATGCCGAGTCCGGTGAGCTGGAGGAGCCGGACGCTGTGAAGGCCATTGAACAGAGTGGTCTGGTGTACCTGCAGTTTGCAGACCAGCATCC contains the following coding sequences:
- a CDS encoding TetR/AcrR family transcriptional regulator, whose amino-acid sequence is MTEHPSSRKRPYHHGDLRNALFQISMDLLTTEGLAAFGLREVARRAGVSISAIYRHFPDREALLAELAAEGFRMLIRAHAESGELEEPDAVKAIEQSGLVYLQFADQHPHLLKVMFGEVLARHQSFPQVAQLSMEAFAQLETLILRGQQQGVFRDGPVGEKALMCWGMVHGMAQIRMEGIVLPGVERSSLEDLARMVSDQLVEGL